Proteins from a single region of Colias croceus chromosome Z, ilColCroc2.1:
- the LOC123705414 gene encoding uncharacterized protein LOC123705414 translates to MYSTLFILCIYSMNALSSPVDYPIKIDLPVYDQPGRGGPYAQSADVHLAEPLLAENHPGDDTKYRLDSNFISNKFETADTIPYNDPNKQIAKDPSIHLEYEGLGSKTLSVKENVQHVAAGLLQPKPIVDTIKEEEKYGNDGDKFASAGRAIVGGAESISNFINSLIAVPGSILRSITRTASEKLNAFGGKLVGL, encoded by the exons ATGTACTCAACGCTGTTTATACTATGCATATATTCAATGAATGCGCTGTCTTCACCAGTCGACTATCCTATCAAAATCGACCTACCAGTGTACGACCAGCCCGGACGCGGAGGCCCGTACGCTCAATCTGCTGACGTTCACTTAGCAGAACCATTGCTAGCTGAAAATCATCCTGGCGATGACACCAAGTATAGGCTTGACTCCAACTTCATCTCTAACAAATTCGAGACAGCAGACACTATTCCATATAATGATCCAAACAAACAG ATCGCGAAAGACCCAAGCATACACCTGGAGTACGAAGGTCTTGGAAGCAAAACGCTCTCCGTGAAAGAAAATGTTCAGCATGTTGCTGCAGGGCTACTGCAA CCAAAACCAATCGTAGACACGATAAAAGAAGAGGAAAAGTATGGAAACGACGGTGACAAATTCGCTAGTGCAGGCCGCGCAATCGTCGGAGGCGCTGAGAGcatttcaaatttcatcaattcgttaatagct gTACCTGGATCGATATTGAGATCAATAACGCGAACAGCATCCGAAAAACTTAACGCATTTGGTGGTAAACTTGTAGggttataa
- the LOC123705415 gene encoding uncharacterized protein LOC123705415, translating into MDNMPEVTRCFGMFPPKYATYLISIFGLGMGGTGIAGIVLYGLVEKAVTAFFFKSDTAPVDDTVKKCVLLTIGLTSLLLTIASFLMFLGATSGSPGPLAVSIWIIFAMDLILIGLSIAAPMSCFFMESTCVVKKLSTTVLVLCFLVITVFLEVWLYFMVVANAYLNEIA; encoded by the coding sequence ATGGATAATATGCCCGAAGTAACGCGTTGTTTTGGAATGTTCCCTCCAAAGTATGCTACGtatttaatatcaatattcGGATTGGGGATGGGTGGTACGGGAATAGCTGGAATTGTGCTTTATGGTCTGGTAGAAAAAGCCGTTACGGCATTCTTTTTCAAAAGTGACACGGCACCGGTCGATGATACAGTGAAGAAATGTGTTCTTCTAACTATTGGATTGACGTCATTGCTGCTCACTATTGCCAGTTTCCTTATGTTCTTGGGCGCTACGTCTGGCTCACCCGGCCCTCTTGCGGTGTCTATTTGGATTATATTCGCAATGGATTTGATACTTATAGGGCTCTCTATCGCTGCGCCAATGTCCTGCTTCTTCATGGAAAGTACATGTGTCGTGAAGAAACTGTCGACTACTGTTTTGGTCCTTTGTTTTCTGGTAATCACTGTTTTTTTAGAAGTATGGCTCTATTTCATGGTCGTTGCTAATGCTTATCTGAATGAAATTGCGTGA